In Sebaldella termitidis ATCC 33386, one DNA window encodes the following:
- the licT gene encoding BglG family transcription antiterminator LicT, with protein MKILKVLNNNVVTVKTEAGEEVIIMGCGLAFGKKRGDNVDESKIEKIFTQTREDKNLYKKLEDTIERIPAEYIDITEKIVKLAEEKLQMKLSDTIYITLSDHIYFAVKRFGDGQSLKNILFWEIKSSYKDEYLIGQEALKIIKDTVDLSLPDDEAGFIALHIVNAELNENMMNVMIITKIIKEITNILKYHFNVELDEENQTYYRFIVHLKFLAQRLLNNTTCNHSNDDELFNVIRASYKESFACTVKIFEHIKKNYNYSFSRDEMVYLSIHIEKLRKEWN; from the coding sequence ATGAAGATATTAAAAGTATTAAACAATAATGTTGTCACTGTGAAAACAGAAGCCGGGGAAGAAGTTATCATTATGGGATGCGGTCTGGCTTTCGGGAAAAAACGCGGTGATAATGTAGATGAGAGTAAAATAGAAAAAATATTTACACAAACAAGGGAAGATAAAAATCTGTACAAAAAACTGGAAGACACGATAGAAAGAATACCTGCTGAATATATTGATATTACTGAAAAAATAGTAAAGCTTGCAGAAGAAAAATTACAGATGAAATTAAGTGATACTATATATATTACTTTATCAGATCACATATATTTTGCAGTAAAAAGATTCGGCGACGGACAGTCACTCAAGAATATCCTGTTCTGGGAAATAAAAAGCAGCTATAAGGATGAATATCTGATAGGACAGGAAGCGCTGAAAATAATAAAAGACACTGTAGATCTTTCACTTCCCGACGATGAAGCAGGCTTTATAGCACTTCATATAGTAAATGCAGAGTTAAATGAGAATATGATGAATGTAATGATTATTACTAAAATAATAAAAGAGATTACAAATATACTAAAATATCATTTCAATGTAGAGCTGGACGAGGAAAATCAGACATATTACAGATTTATCGTTCATCTGAAATTTCTTGCACAAAGGCTTCTTAATAATACAACCTGCAATCACAGCAATGACGATGAGCTTTTTAATGTAATAAGAGCGAGCTATAAAGAATCATTTGCCTGCACGGTAAAAATATTTGAACATATTAAAAAAAATTATAATTATAGCTTTTCCAGAGATGAAATGGTATACTTAAGTATTCATATAGAAAAGCTGAGAAAAGAATGGAATTAA
- a CDS encoding YhdT family protein: MKESIKKQIQKEVIITCILYIFYFLWWCLFGFGLGNRKTEEYTYIFGLPSWFFYSCILGFMVFSTLVYFSLKYFFKDIPLDENFENEEQGCEKIDK; this comes from the coding sequence TTGAAAGAAAGTATAAAAAAACAAATTCAAAAAGAAGTAATTATTACGTGTATATTGTATATCTTTTATTTTTTATGGTGGTGTCTGTTCGGCTTCGGACTGGGGAACAGAAAGACTGAGGAATATACTTATATTTTCGGACTTCCGAGCTGGTTTTTCTATTCATGTATTTTGGGATTTATGGTTTTTTCCACTCTGGTTTACTTTTCTCTGAAATACTTTTTTAAAGATATACCTTTAGATGAAAATTTTGAAAATGAAGAGCAGGGATGTGAAAAAATTGACAAATAA
- a CDS encoding AzlC family ABC transporter permease: MSTTNLKNFKLGLLTGSSIAIGYIPLGVSFGIFSKNSGMNSLLSFFMSLVNYAGASQFISTKLMFDGTSRIFEIILAVIILNSRYSLLNLLIYQKLENKASFKFKALIGLGLTDETISYLSFYSNNNPYYMLGLNTLPYLSFGFGTLAGSLFGDVLPQTLSNSLNIILYALFLGLIVPSLKKEIKYIRVVILVIIIKLMFMYVPVISLLSNGWKITLSILLAAVIYTNLFYKEETGEEND; encoded by the coding sequence ATGTCAACTACTAATTTAAAAAATTTCAAACTCGGTCTTCTGACTGGCAGCAGTATTGCAATTGGTTATATTCCTCTCGGGGTTTCCTTCGGAATTTTCTCTAAAAATTCCGGTATGAATTCTTTACTGTCTTTTTTTATGTCTTTGGTTAACTATGCAGGAGCTTCACAATTCATCAGTACAAAGCTGATGTTTGATGGTACTTCCAGAATTTTTGAGATTATTTTGGCAGTTATTATACTGAATTCCAGATATTCTCTTTTAAACCTGCTAATTTATCAAAAACTGGAAAATAAAGCATCATTTAAATTTAAGGCCCTTATAGGGCTGGGACTTACAGATGAAACTATATCTTATCTTTCTTTTTATTCCAATAATAACCCTTACTACATGCTGGGGCTTAATACACTGCCTTACCTCTCATTCGGGTTTGGAACACTTGCAGGTTCTTTATTCGGAGACGTACTGCCGCAGACTCTGTCAAACAGCCTTAATATAATATTATATGCATTATTTCTCGGGCTTATTGTACCTTCCCTGAAAAAGGAAATAAAGTATATACGTGTAGTAATATTAGTTATTATAATAAAACTGATGTTTATGTATGTTCCTGTAATAAGCCTGCTTTCAAACGGTTGGAAAATAACTCTTTCCATACTTTTAGCAGCTGTTATATACACGAATTTATTCTACAAGGAAGAAACAGGTGAAGAGAATGACTAA
- a CDS encoding beta-glucoside-specific PTS transporter subunit IIABC — protein MNYAELSEKIIKGVGGKENIASLVHCATRLRFKLKDDSKADKKKIENFDGVVTVVQSGGQFQIVIGNNVAKVYNEIMGKIQLNTEDSQSEKEGNILNRLISIITSIFTPFLGAMAGAGILKGLLALATYNNILLSPDSGTYRILYAAGDSIFYFLPVLLAATAAVKFKTNKYVSMGIALALLYPDMSGLLASSTGETLLGIPVAAEFLGIPVVSASYASSVIPILLAIWLQGYLERFLEKFMPLSIKNIIIPLIVLIIMVPGTFILVGPVGGYMGEILSKLYLNAYNLSPMIAGLIVGAFWQVFVIFGVHWAFIPIMINNLATPPAGLGYDTMLPMLLAPVLGQAGAALGVFLKTKDKGMKSLAGSSILSAIFGITEPTVYGVTLKLKKPFIYACIGGGIGGAIVGFAEVKGFVMSLASVLSIVTYIKPGTITDPAITSNVGAGAAGAFIAMIIAFLLTYILGFDDIDKTEENNQSDEREEVKDSFKDSINKETIYSPLKGRVKKLSETEDTVFASGALGKGVVIIPETGELRAPADGVITSIFTTKHAIGITTVNGAEVLIHLGIDTVQLGGKYFEAVAKENDKVKKGDLLIKFDMEKIIDEGFSMDTPVVISNSEEYMDVLAADKDEIDMEEQLLTLIK, from the coding sequence ATGAATTATGCAGAATTATCAGAAAAAATTATAAAAGGAGTAGGAGGGAAGGAAAATATTGCCAGTCTTGTACACTGTGCCACAAGACTCAGGTTCAAATTAAAGGACGACAGCAAGGCCGATAAAAAAAAGATAGAAAATTTTGACGGAGTTGTAACTGTAGTGCAAAGCGGCGGACAGTTCCAGATAGTCATAGGAAACAATGTAGCAAAGGTCTATAATGAAATTATGGGGAAAATACAGCTTAATACAGAAGATTCACAAAGTGAAAAAGAAGGAAATATTCTAAACAGACTGATTTCTATTATTACTTCAATATTTACGCCGTTTTTGGGGGCTATGGCAGGTGCGGGGATATTGAAAGGACTTCTGGCACTGGCAACTTATAATAATATACTTTTAAGCCCTGATTCAGGAACTTACAGAATTCTTTATGCAGCCGGTGATTCCATATTTTATTTTCTTCCGGTTCTGCTTGCAGCAACAGCAGCCGTGAAGTTTAAGACTAACAAATATGTTTCCATGGGTATAGCACTGGCATTATTATATCCGGATATGTCAGGTCTGCTCGCATCCTCAACAGGAGAAACACTTTTGGGAATACCTGTGGCAGCAGAATTTTTGGGAATACCCGTAGTGAGTGCTTCGTATGCTTCGAGCGTAATTCCTATTCTGCTGGCAATATGGCTTCAGGGATATCTTGAAAGATTCCTAGAGAAGTTTATGCCTTTAAGCATAAAAAATATAATCATACCTCTTATAGTACTTATTATTATGGTTCCGGGAACATTTATCCTTGTCGGGCCTGTGGGCGGTTATATGGGAGAAATACTGTCAAAATTATATCTGAATGCTTATAATCTGAGCCCGATGATTGCAGGTCTTATAGTAGGGGCATTCTGGCAGGTATTTGTAATATTCGGAGTACACTGGGCTTTTATACCGATTATGATTAATAATCTGGCAACACCGCCGGCAGGTCTTGGATATGATACTATGCTTCCCATGCTTCTTGCTCCGGTTTTGGGACAGGCGGGAGCTGCACTGGGAGTATTCCTTAAAACAAAGGATAAAGGAATGAAATCATTAGCAGGTTCATCTATATTATCAGCAATATTTGGAATTACTGAGCCTACTGTTTACGGTGTTACCTTAAAGCTGAAAAAGCCATTTATATATGCCTGTATAGGCGGAGGAATAGGCGGTGCAATAGTAGGATTCGCAGAGGTAAAGGGCTTTGTTATGTCATTGGCAAGTGTACTTTCCATAGTTACATATATAAAACCGGGGACAATAACAGATCCTGCCATAACATCAAATGTGGGAGCCGGAGCAGCAGGAGCGTTTATTGCCATGATAATTGCATTTCTGCTTACTTATATACTTGGTTTCGATGATATAGACAAAACAGAAGAAAATAACCAGTCTGATGAAAGAGAAGAAGTAAAGGACAGCTTTAAGGATAGTATAAATAAAGAAACAATATACAGTCCGTTAAAAGGGAGAGTAAAAAAACTTTCAGAAACTGAAGATACAGTGTTTGCTTCGGGAGCTTTGGGAAAAGGTGTGGTAATAATACCGGAAACAGGAGAGCTGAGAGCACCTGCCGACGGAGTAATAACAAGTATTTTCACTACAAAGCATGCAATAGGAATAACAACTGTAAATGGTGCTGAAGTTTTGATACATTTAGGAATAGATACAGTACAGCTTGGAGGAAAGTATTTTGAAGCTGTGGCAAAGGAAAATGATAAGGTGAAAAAAGGAGATCTGCTTATAAAGTTTGATATGGAAAAAATAATAGATGAGGGATTTTCTATGGATACACCTGTAGTAATCAGCAATTCCGAAGAGTATATGGATGTACTTGCAGCGGATAAGGATGAAATTGATATGGAGGAACAGCTTTTGACTTTGATAAAATAG
- the panF gene encoding sodium/pantothenate symporter gives MTNNKLLIILPIIIYLMIMLYIAYRVKRMEKRSNLNFIEEYYMGSRSMGGFVLAMTIIASYVSASSFIGGPAIAYNIGLGWVFLACIQTPTAFLTLGILGKKLAIISRKINGVTIIDYLKARYSSDIVVVSGALLTLVFFIASMIAQFIGGARLIETVTGYDYTTGLILFCLIVIIYTAFGGFRTVAITDAIQGVVMIIAAVCLFLKLYQVGGGMGNIVKNIAEINPDLLRPDSGGNLPIPYLLSFWVLVGVAILGLPQTTVRCMGFKDSKSMHNAMFIGTLVVGFLMIVTHMIGFMSIPLMPGAEVGDKLIPMVSLKYLNPILVGIFIGGPLAAIMSTIDTMLIIASSAIVKDLYLNYFSKSKKINEKKIRTISTMTTLIIGLIVFFLSLDPPKLLVYINLFAFGGLEASFLCPILFGLYWRRANSTGAVLSMLSGVVSFIYLSYKKITVFETNQIVPAILISILFFIIGSFLGKKEPEEKLKYFF, from the coding sequence TTGACAAATAATAAATTACTTATCATATTACCTATAATAATCTATCTGATGATCATGCTTTATATCGCATACAGGGTAAAACGGATGGAAAAACGTTCAAATTTAAATTTTATTGAAGAATACTACATGGGAAGCCGGAGCATGGGCGGTTTTGTTCTTGCCATGACCATTATAGCAAGTTATGTAAGTGCAAGTTCGTTTATAGGCGGTCCGGCTATTGCATATAACATAGGACTCGGCTGGGTTTTTCTTGCCTGTATACAAACACCCACAGCTTTTCTGACTTTGGGAATACTTGGAAAAAAACTGGCTATTATATCAAGAAAAATAAACGGCGTTACTATAATAGATTATCTTAAAGCACGGTACAGCAGTGATATTGTAGTGGTAAGCGGCGCTCTGCTGACTCTTGTTTTTTTTATAGCCTCGATGATTGCGCAGTTCATAGGCGGTGCACGTCTTATTGAAACTGTTACCGGATATGACTATACTACCGGACTTATTTTATTTTGCCTTATTGTTATTATTTACACTGCTTTCGGCGGTTTCAGAACTGTAGCCATAACGGATGCCATACAGGGCGTGGTTATGATTATTGCCGCTGTATGTTTGTTTTTAAAGCTGTACCAGGTAGGCGGAGGTATGGGAAATATTGTAAAAAATATAGCTGAAATAAATCCTGATCTTTTGAGACCTGATTCAGGCGGAAATCTTCCTATCCCTTATCTTCTTTCATTCTGGGTGCTTGTAGGAGTGGCAATTTTAGGACTGCCTCAGACTACTGTCAGATGTATGGGATTTAAAGATTCAAAATCTATGCATAATGCTATGTTTATAGGAACACTTGTAGTAGGCTTTCTTATGATTGTTACACATATGATAGGATTTATGTCTATTCCGCTGATGCCCGGAGCAGAGGTCGGTGATAAGCTGATTCCTATGGTCAGCCTGAAGTATCTGAATCCTATTTTAGTAGGTATTTTTATAGGAGGACCGCTTGCGGCAATTATGTCCACTATTGATACAATGCTTATTATTGCTTCATCAGCAATAGTAAAAGACTTATACCTTAACTATTTTTCAAAATCAAAAAAAATAAATGAGAAAAAAATAAGAACTATCAGTACTATGACTACTCTTATTATTGGGTTAATTGTATTTTTTCTGTCTCTTGACCCTCCAAAGCTGCTGGTTTATATTAATCTTTTTGCATTCGGAGGACTTGAAGCATCTTTTCTGTGCCCTATACTTTTCGGACTTTACTGGAGAAGGGCAAATTCCACAGGTGCTGTATTATCCATGCTAAGCGGTGTTGTTTCCTTTATCTATCTTTCATACAAGAAAATAACTGTTTTTGAAACAAACCAGATTGTACCTGCTATTCTGATCTCTATATTATTTTTTATAATCGGATCGTTTCTTGGTAAAAAAGAGCCTGAAGAGAAATTAAAGTATTTCTTTTAA
- a CDS encoding DUF1439 domain-containing protein, whose amino-acid sequence MKRFFLLMISLITVILLVVSCEKGEKTVRVPLFLVNKAVAKEFPVDKNLVLARALLENPKVSFSDERLIMDLDYKISLAGNKSEGKTKVSSAVSYDSATREVYLTNLSVDEIRNKDGSLVEKGRIYDVINELLANYLAKKPVYEMEEKYKDYEILGIKIEKGSLYVTVKN is encoded by the coding sequence ATGAAAAGATTTTTTTTATTAATGATCTCATTAATAACAGTAATACTGCTGGTAGTTTCCTGTGAAAAAGGGGAAAAAACGGTAAGAGTACCTTTGTTTTTAGTAAATAAAGCTGTTGCCAAAGAATTTCCTGTGGATAAAAATCTGGTTCTGGCAAGAGCTCTTCTTGAAAATCCGAAAGTATCTTTTAGTGATGAGAGACTTATTATGGATCTGGATTATAAAATTTCACTTGCCGGAAACAAGTCAGAGGGTAAAACAAAAGTAAGCAGCGCAGTGTCATATGACAGTGCTACAAGAGAAGTTTATCTTACTAATCTGTCAGTAGATGAGATCAGAAATAAGGATGGTTCACTTGTAGAAAAGGGGAGAATTTATGATGTAATAAATGAGCTTCTGGCAAATTATCTTGCTAAAAAGCCTGTTTATGAGATGGAGGAAAAATATAAAGATTATGAAATTCTTGGTATAAAAATAGAAAAAGGAAGTCTTTATGTAACGGTAAAAAACTAA
- a CDS encoding ROK family protein gives MNNKENIINLIKTYEVLTKPQISKLTKLSLPTINKYVNDLIDEKILEVDSTSRRRTEGKPPTYYRLNRNYGKLLGVFFHRNSIIFLVTNIIGNIEKKTQKRISTTKNFTKEKIGEIISKYIRENNLKNHIKFISIGIPGIIENASKIVETTITPSLNNQKLGSYLESKLDIPVILENDINLVVKNLHNKREYQDYNNLIYLHIGDENKSIVGGSVILNDKLYTGKSSFIGEFSYLAFDDHLFDSKSRISFESMEQYFLEKIKTPDEKIKFVSSLILKLIPTLNPEILFIECKLISHEEIYEINSLLETFIDKMHLPVITKMESKDLGLLGTIDHALEFLYP, from the coding sequence ATGAACAATAAGGAAAATATCATTAATTTGATCAAAACTTATGAAGTATTAACCAAACCTCAAATTTCAAAGCTTACTAAATTAAGCCTTCCTACTATCAATAAGTATGTAAATGATCTTATTGATGAAAAAATTTTAGAGGTTGATTCTACTTCAAGAAGACGTACTGAGGGAAAGCCGCCGACATATTACCGTCTGAACAGAAACTACGGTAAACTGCTGGGAGTTTTCTTTCACAGAAACAGTATCATTTTTTTAGTAACTAACATAATCGGAAATATTGAAAAAAAGACCCAAAAAAGAATTTCTACTACTAAAAATTTTACAAAAGAAAAAATTGGCGAGATTATTTCTAAATATATAAGAGAAAATAATCTGAAAAATCATATTAAATTTATTTCTATCGGTATCCCGGGAATTATAGAAAATGCATCTAAAATAGTGGAAACTACAATAACACCTTCACTTAACAATCAGAAACTGGGTTCATATCTTGAATCTAAACTGGATATCCCGGTAATTCTGGAAAATGACATTAATCTTGTAGTAAAAAATCTCCATAATAAAAGAGAATATCAGGATTATAATAATTTAATATATCTGCATATCGGAGATGAAAATAAAAGTATTGTTGGTGGAAGTGTTATTCTAAACGATAAGCTTTATACTGGAAAATCAAGCTTTATCGGCGAGTTTTCATATCTGGCTTTTGACGATCATCTTTTTGATTCTAAAAGCAGAATTTCATTTGAAAGTATGGAGCAGTATTTTCTGGAAAAAATAAAGACTCCCGATGAAAAAATAAAGTTTGTTTCTTCACTTATTCTGAAACTGATTCCTACTTTAAACCCGGAAATTTTGTTTATAGAATGTAAGTTAATTTCACATGAAGAAATTTATGAAATAAATTCACTCCTTGAGACTTTCATTGATAAAATGCATCTTCCGGTCATAACTAAAATGGAAAGTAAAGATTTGGGACTTTTGGGAACAATAGATCATGCTCTGGAATTTTTATATCCATAA
- the coaBC gene encoding bifunctional phosphopantothenoylcysteine decarboxylase/phosphopantothenate--cysteine ligase CoaBC, which produces MKNILIGVSGGIAAYKAANIVSGLRKRGYDVKVVMTENAAKIITPLAFESLSKHDVAVDMWERNFNVNVEHIALADWADIILVAPATYNIVGKVAGGIADDMLSTVISAFNKTVYFALAMNVRMYENPILAENIKKLKKYGYKFIEADEGLLACNVNAKGRLKNEQEIIKIISKELEETEKISTDKPLAGKKVLITAGRTEEPLDPIRYFSNRSTGKMGYSLGEEAEKLGADVTIVSGPTNIDKPDRVNIVEVRTAEEMYGEVMKYEAEQDIIIAAAAVADYRPEYTADKKIKKGDMLTVNFIRNKDILLELGKIKKDKILVGFAAESENLIENAKEKLQKKNLDMIVVNSVDNFGTDDNTITLLGKDFETDFEKMEKKKVSKEIWKTIEEKFL; this is translated from the coding sequence ATGAAAAATATCTTAATCGGGGTAAGCGGAGGTATTGCAGCATATAAGGCTGCGAATATAGTATCAGGCTTGAGAAAAAGGGGATATGACGTAAAAGTAGTGATGACTGAAAATGCAGCTAAAATAATAACGCCGCTAGCATTCGAATCGTTATCAAAGCATGATGTAGCAGTGGATATGTGGGAAAGAAATTTTAATGTGAATGTGGAACATATTGCTCTTGCTGACTGGGCTGATATTATACTGGTAGCACCAGCTACATATAATATAGTGGGAAAGGTAGCCGGAGGTATAGCAGATGATATGCTTTCCACTGTAATTTCAGCATTTAATAAAACTGTTTATTTTGCACTGGCAATGAATGTAAGAATGTATGAAAATCCAATCTTGGCTGAAAATATAAAAAAATTAAAAAAATACGGTTATAAATTTATAGAAGCAGATGAAGGACTTCTGGCTTGTAATGTAAATGCTAAAGGAAGATTGAAAAACGAGCAGGAGATTATAAAGATAATTTCAAAAGAACTGGAAGAAACTGAAAAAATCAGTACAGATAAGCCTTTGGCAGGGAAAAAGGTATTGATAACAGCGGGAAGAACTGAGGAGCCGTTAGACCCTATAAGATATTTTTCAAACAGATCTACAGGAAAAATGGGATATTCTCTCGGTGAAGAAGCTGAAAAGCTGGGAGCTGATGTTACAATTGTGAGCGGACCGACAAATATAGACAAGCCTGACCGGGTAAATATAGTAGAGGTAAGAACAGCGGAGGAAATGTACGGAGAAGTGATGAAATATGAGGCGGAGCAGGATATTATCATTGCAGCAGCAGCAGTAGCCGATTACAGACCTGAATATACTGCAGATAAAAAGATAAAAAAAGGTGATATGTTAACAGTTAATTTTATAAGAAATAAAGATATTCTTCTGGAATTAGGAAAAATAAAAAAGGATAAAATTCTGGTGGGCTTTGCTGCTGAAAGTGAAAATTTAATTGAAAATGCAAAAGAAAAGCTCCAGAAAAAAAATCTTGATATGATTGTAGTAAATTCTGTCGATAATTTCGGAACTGATGATAATACAATTACTTTATTGGGAAAAGATTTTGAAACAGATTTTGAAAAAATGGAAAAAAAGAAGGTCTCGAAAGAGATATGGAAAACTATTGAAGAAAAATTTTTATAA
- a CDS encoding 6-phospho-beta-glucosidase, giving the protein MSEKQSVLPENFLWGGAVAANQCEGAYLEDGKGLSPVDILPDAAHGRWEALEHPMKTLETKYDFYPSHESIDFYHRYKEDIKLFAEMGFKCFRTSICWPRIFPNGDDMIPNEKGLEFYDNLFDECKKYGIEPLVTINHFDTPVELMKKYNGWKDRRCIDFYLRFCDVIFKRYKGKVKYWMTFNEINMILHIPFFGGGIDVTNEENPLQTKYQAAHHQLVASAMATKLGHEIDPENKIGCMLAAGQTYPYTCNPEDIWKSIEKNREGYFFIDIQSRGYYPSYSKRFFEENNIKLELHEGDEKVLRENTVDYISFSYYSSRLTSADPQNNSKTEGNVFSTMKNPYLQASEWGWQIDPLGLRITMNEIYDRYQKPLFIVENGLGAVDTVEPDGSINDDYRIEYLREHVREMKEAVLDGVELMGYTPWGCIDLISAGTGEMKKRYGFIYVDRDNDGNGTLERSRKKSFEWYKQVIASNGENIK; this is encoded by the coding sequence ATGTCAGAAAAGCAGTCTGTCTTACCTGAAAATTTTTTATGGGGAGGTGCTGTTGCGGCTAATCAGTGTGAAGGTGCATATCTTGAAGACGGAAAGGGATTGTCTCCTGTGGATATTCTTCCTGATGCAGCACACGGCAGATGGGAAGCACTGGAACATCCGATGAAAACATTGGAAACAAAATATGATTTTTATCCCAGTCATGAATCTATTGATTTTTATCACAGATACAAAGAGGATATAAAATTATTTGCAGAAATGGGATTTAAATGCTTTAGAACGTCAATCTGCTGGCCGAGAATATTTCCAAACGGAGATGATATGATACCAAATGAAAAAGGACTGGAATTCTATGATAATTTATTTGATGAATGTAAAAAATACGGAATAGAGCCTTTAGTAACAATAAATCATTTTGATACACCTGTAGAACTGATGAAAAAATATAACGGCTGGAAGGACAGAAGATGTATTGATTTTTATCTGAGATTCTGTGACGTTATATTCAAAAGATATAAGGGAAAAGTGAAGTACTGGATGACATTTAACGAAATAAACATGATACTTCATATACCATTTTTTGGCGGAGGAATAGATGTAACAAATGAGGAAAATCCTCTTCAGACAAAGTATCAGGCGGCACATCATCAGCTGGTAGCATCTGCTATGGCAACTAAGCTGGGACATGAAATAGATCCTGAAAATAAAATAGGATGTATGCTTGCAGCAGGACAGACATATCCATATACATGCAATCCTGAGGATATCTGGAAATCAATAGAAAAAAACAGAGAGGGTTATTTCTTTATAGACATACAGTCAAGAGGATATTATCCCAGTTACAGTAAAAGATTTTTTGAAGAAAATAATATAAAGCTGGAATTGCATGAAGGGGATGAAAAGGTATTAAGGGAAAATACAGTGGATTATATATCATTTAGTTATTATTCTTCGCGTCTGACAAGTGCTGATCCGCAAAATAACAGCAAAACTGAGGGTAATGTATTTTCAACAATGAAAAATCCATATCTTCAGGCTAGTGAGTGGGGATGGCAGATTGACCCGCTGGGATTAAGAATTACAATGAATGAGATATATGACAGATATCAAAAACCTTTATTCATAGTGGAAAATGGTCTGGGAGCCGTGGATACCGTGGAACCAGACGGAAGCATAAATGATGATTACCGTATAGAATATTTAAGAGAGCATGTACGTGAAATGAAGGAGGCAGTCCTTGACGGAGTGGAACTGATGGGATATACTCCATGGGGCTGTATAGATCTTATAAGTGCCGGAACCGGTGAAATGAAAAAACGTTATGGTTTTATATATGTTGACAGAGATAATGACGGTAACGGAACACTGGAACGAAGCAGAAAAAAATCATTTGAATGGTATAAACAGGTTATAGCAAGTAATGGGGAAAATATAAAATAA
- a CDS encoding histidine phosphatase family protein encodes MKKLLVLLIILFSWGVMGESVKNKNNTVTIYFARHGKTLFNTFDRVQGWADSPLTEPGIEVAKYLGEGLKDIKFSGYYSSDAGRQRETMEVILNQMGIKNYKLVEKKGLREVFYGGFEGDFNSAAKEAAAKGMGMSTEEYLKNFDKIDISRVVDAIAKEDPKGLAENYSQVKERTQRALKEIAEETAAKGGGNVLVISSGMSIQVMISDMTDNPQKNKGLSNAAVVKIIYNNGKFTVDEIGSMKYVEKGKKQLEN; translated from the coding sequence ATGAAAAAGCTATTGGTTTTATTAATTATACTATTTTCCTGGGGAGTAATGGGAGAGAGTGTAAAAAATAAAAATAACACGGTAACAATTTATTTTGCCAGACATGGAAAAACTTTATTTAATACCTTTGACAGAGTACAGGGGTGGGCTGACTCGCCCTTGACTGAGCCGGGCATTGAAGTAGCAAAATATCTCGGTGAAGGATTAAAGGATATAAAATTTTCCGGATATTATTCCAGTGATGCCGGACGTCAGAGGGAAACGATGGAAGTAATACTAAATCAAATGGGAATAAAAAATTATAAATTGGTGGAAAAAAAAGGCTTGAGAGAAGTATTTTACGGAGGATTCGAAGGAGATTTTAATTCTGCCGCCAAAGAAGCTGCTGCAAAAGGAATGGGAATGAGCACTGAGGAGTATCTGAAAAACTTTGATAAAATAGATATTTCCAGAGTAGTAGATGCTATAGCAAAGGAAGATCCCAAAGGTCTTGCGGAAAATTACAGCCAGGTAAAGGAAAGAACACAAAGAGCATTAAAGGAAATAGCTGAGGAGACTGCTGCAAAAGGCGGAGGAAATGTACTTGTTATTTCATCGGGAATGTCTATTCAGGTTATGATTTCTGATATGACAGATAATCCGCAAAAAAATAAAGGACTTTCAAATGCTGCTGTAGTAAAAATCATATACAATAACGGGAAATTTACTGTAGATGAAATTGGAAGCATGAAATATGTAGAAAAAGGAAAAAAACAGTTAGAAAATTAA
- a CDS encoding AzlD domain-containing protein, translating to MTNQKIFFIVVILSCSTIFLRLIPLFIKVDTSSPKVRTFFKALPFAALSSLIFPDIFTSTGNIVTSVIGAFIAFVLAYKKVNLGLNILISVISVYLISLFI from the coding sequence ATGACTAACCAGAAAATCTTTTTTATTGTTGTTATTTTATCATGTTCTACAATTTTTCTTAGACTTATTCCTTTATTTATAAAAGTGGATACTTCTTCGCCTAAGGTGAGAACCTTTTTTAAAGCTCTGCCTTTTGCTGCATTGAGCTCTCTCATTTTTCCCGATATTTTTACGTCTACAGGAAATATTGTTACTTCTGTCATAGGAGCTTTTATAGCATTTGTGCTGGCATATAAAAAAGTCAATTTAGGACTTAATATACTGATCTCTGTAATTAGTGTTTATTTAATTAGCCTGTTTATTTAG